The Acidobacteriota bacterium genome segment TCAGGTACCCGGCGTATGCTCTGCGGCATGGTTGCCTTGCGTGCGCGTCTGTTCCTGTCGCTGGCGCTCTGCGGTATGGTCCTGATTGCCCCGCCGTTGGCCGGTACGGCGTGCGCGCAGGTGGCGGCGCCGGCGGCGTCGGCCAGCCTCGACATCCCGGACAACGACGAGGGGCTGCCCGGCGTGGGCCCGCTGCGACGCCATACATGGTTCAGGAAGCTGTGGCACGACAAGCGGACGGCGTGGGCGTCGCAGGTGCAGCAGGATCAAGGGGCCGTCGTCCTGCTCGGCGATTCGATCACGCAGGGCTGGAACGACCGCCTGCCGGCGGCGTTCCCGGGGATGAAGGTCGCCAACCGCGGGATCAGCGGCGACACCTCGCGCGGCGTGCTCCTGCGTCTGCAGGGCGACGTCATCGCGCTCAACCCGAAGGCCGTCGTCCTCCTCATCGGTACCAACGACATCGAAGAAGGTGCGCGCCCGGACGTCGTCGAGCGCAACGTCAAGGCGATTCTCGAAGCGCTGCGCGCGCACAACCCGCGCATGCCGATCGTGCTGTGCGAGGTGTTCCCCAGTTCGAGCACGAAGAACCGTCCCACTGCGGTGATCAAGGAGACCAATGCGCGCCTGCTGGCGCTCGTGAAGCACGACGCGCAGGTCACGCCGATCGACACGTGGCGGCTCTGGGCCACCGCCGAAGGCGACGCGCCGATCGCGGAGTTCCCTGACCTCCTGCACCTCAACGACGCCGGGTACGCGCGCTGGACGGCGGCGCTGCGTCCAGTGCTCGAATCGCTCGGGCTGTTCACGCCGGCGCCGACGGCGTTCGCCCTTGAACCCGGGTTCGAGGCGCTGTTCAACGGCCGCGACCTCACGGGCTGGGGCTATCGCGTCACCACCGAGCAGGAGCGGGCCATGGCGGCGCGCTGGAAGGAGAAGGACCCCATCAACGCCGCCTCGTGGCCTGTCGTCGACGAGCCCGTGCAGTTCGATGGACGTACGTCGAGCGCCGACGGGCGCTGGCACGTGATCGCCGATCACATCGCGGCGCTCACGCCTCCGGCCGGCCGCAGCATCCAGCAGTTGTGGACGACGCGGAGCTTCGACGGCGACTTCGTGCTGAAGCTCGAGTTCCGCGCGACGCCGAACGCCGACGGCGGCGTGTTCCTTCGCGGGCCGCAGCTCCAGGTGCGCGACTACAGGTTGGCGGGTCCTTACACGTCGCTCGCGTCGTATCGGCCGCAGGAGTGGAACGAGCTCGTCGTGACGGTGAAGGGCGAGACGGCCCTGGTCACGTGCAACGGCGAGGTCATCGAGAAGGCCTTCGTCGTCCCCGCGTCGGGCCCCATCGGGCTCGAAGCCGATCGTGGACAGATGGAATACCGCCGCATCCGCATCTCGCAGTCGCGCTGACCGGGCGGCGCGTCAGGCGAGCGCGCGCGTCAG includes the following:
- a CDS encoding DUF1080 domain-containing protein; translated protein: MVLIAPPLAGTACAQVAAPAASASLDIPDNDEGLPGVGPLRRHTWFRKLWHDKRTAWASQVQQDQGAVVLLGDSITQGWNDRLPAAFPGMKVANRGISGDTSRGVLLRLQGDVIALNPKAVVLLIGTNDIEEGARPDVVERNVKAILEALRAHNPRMPIVLCEVFPSSSTKNRPTAVIKETNARLLALVKHDAQVTPIDTWRLWATAEGDAPIAEFPDLLHLNDAGYARWTAALRPVLESLGLFTPAPTAFALEPGFEALFNGRDLTGWGYRVTTEQERAMAARWKEKDPINAASWPVVDEPVQFDGRTSSADGRWHVIADHIAALTPPAGRSIQQLWTTRSFDGDFVLKLEFRATPNADGGVFLRGPQLQVRDYRLAGPYTSLASYRPQEWNELVVTVKGETALVTCNGEVIEKAFVVPASGPIGLEADRGQMEYRRIRISQSR